One stretch of Brachyhypopomus gauderio isolate BG-103 chromosome 10, BGAUD_0.2, whole genome shotgun sequence DNA includes these proteins:
- the apbb1 gene encoding amyloid beta precursor protein binding family B member 1, with protein sequence MSLESTSDLANENTRVPPSLSLDLRCTHSAFLDSDLGPKGKAKGLCTASPKSRRIYASTTPAQLLNGMGGLDDDTSQQHREEERARNQENEQGHPVSGSHAKWMKEGQNQLRKVAEKQQDLNRNPDQNLNLVENENETPDRNPNHNSIRGDPRDDVENNKTLKVLCSDFVRNTANEPLLIDTSEVPKGKEHNEKEEEEEEEEEEENPPSNSGEKDTDSSETQSTSELKKGSECGDQTPCLLFSKNGASDEDSSCMSLSQGSTANSTPDGDPESYWDRSAFETDTDLPAGWMRVRDTSGTYYWHIPTGTTQWEPPSPLEEGAAQERPSSTSPAITPSEEPQVKWNGVSRPNRFNDELWKEEEEDVTSDQSLKEFEGATLRYASINLSYSQSEGDEKPNSYSTDAEAKCFAVRSLGWVEISEEEMAPGKSSIAVNNCIRQLSYHKHNLHDTAGIWGEGKDMLLVLENEMLNLIDPLGQAMLHSQPIVSIRVWGVGRDNGRDFAYVARDKLTHVLKCHVFRCDTPAKNIATSMHDICSKIMAQRKSSKSSLTRLNIDPAKLVDIPFQEFPAPKNELVQRFQVRYLGNVLVAKPVGMDTVNLALESALLTKHKDEWTPVTVNVASATLTVLLSDTEEVLSECRVRFLSFMGVGKDVHTFAFIMAEGPGDFICHMFWCEPNAASLSEAVQAACMLRYQKCLDARPPSSSGSCLPGPPADSVARRVGSSVKKGVQSLLGTFKRSGAQTP encoded by the exons ATGTCTTTGGAGAGCACGTCAGACCTGGCTAACGAGAACACACGTGTGCCACCCTCCCTGAGCCTCGACCTGCGCTGCACCCACAGCGCCTTTCTAGACTCAGATTTAGGACCCAAAGGCAAGGCTAAAGGCTTGTGTACCGCCTCTCCCAAGAGCCGCCGCATCTACGCCAGCACCACCCCCGCCCAGCTCCTCAACGGCATGGGTGGACTTGATGACGACACGTCCCAGCAGCACCGCGAGGAAGAGCGGGCCAGGAACCAGGAGAACGAGCAGGGTCACCCCGTGTCTGGGAGCCATGCCAAGTGGATGAAGGAAGGCCAGAACCAGCTGCGCAAAGTGGCTGAGAAGCAGCAGGACTTGAACAGGAATCCGGACCAGAACCTTAACCTGGTCGAGAACGAGAATGAAACCCCGGACCGAAACCCAAACCACAACTCCATCCGTGGGGACCCAAGGGACGATGTGGAGAATAACAAGACCCTGAAAGTCCTGTGCTCTGACTTTGTTAGGAACACTGCCAACGAACCTCTGCTTATTGACACGTCCGAGGTCCCCAAAGGCAAAGAGCATAatgagaaggaggaagaggaggaggaagaagaggaagaggagaaccCCCCTTCTAACAGTGGAGAGAAGGACACAGATTCATCTGAGACGCAGAGCACCAGTGAGCTGAAGAAGGGCAGTGAATGTGGAGACCAGACCCCATGTTTGCTCTTCAGCAAGAACGGGGCCAGTGATGAGGACTCCAGCTGTATGTCTCTGTCCCAGGGCAGCACAGCCAACAGCACTCCTGATGGAGACCCAG AGTCTTATTGGGACCGCAGTGCATTCGAGACGGACACGGACCTGCCGGCCGGCTGGATGCGGGTGCGGGACACTTCTGGCACCTATTACTGGCACATTCCCACGGGCACCACGCAGTGGGAGCCGCCTTCTCCCTTAGAGGAGGGTGCAGCCCAGGAGAGGCCATCCAGCACCTCCCCAGCCATCACCCCCTCGGAGGAGCCGCAG GTCAAATGGAACGGTGTGTCCCGTCCAAACAGATTTAACGACGAACTGTGGAAG gaggaggaggaggatgtaaCTTCTGATCAGAGTCTAAAGGAATTTGAGGGGGCTACACTGCGCTATGCCTCCATCAATCTCAG CTATTCCCAGTCGGAGGGAGACGAGAAACCAAACTCGTACAGCACCGACGCGGAGGCAAAG TGCTTTGCTGTGCGGTCTCTGGGCTGGGTGGAGATATCGGAGGAAGAGATGGCACCTGGCAAGAGCAGCATCGCTGTCAATAACTGCATCAGGCAGCTGTCCTACCATAAACACAACCTGCACGACACCGCTGGCATCTGGGGAGAG GGTAAAGACATGCTGCTGGTGTTGGAGAACGAGATGCTGAACCTGATCGACCCGCTGGGCCAGGCCATGCTCCACTCCCAGCCCATCGTCAGCATCCGCGTGTGGGGTGTCGGCAGGGACAACGGCAG GGACTTTGCATACGTGGCCCGAGACAAACTGACCCACGTCCTGAAGTGTCACGTGTTCCGCTGCGACACGCCTGCCAAGAACATTGCCACCAGCATGCACGACATCTGTTCCAAG ATCATGGCCCAGAGAAAGTCCTCAAAGTCCAGTCTAACCAGACTGAACATCGACCCCGCCAAGCTAGTGGACATCCCATTCCAGG agttCCCAGCACCAAAGAATGAGCTGGTCCAGCGTTTCCAGGTGCGCTACCTTGGCAACGTCTTGGTGGCAAAGCCAGTAG GCATGGACACAGTTAACCTGGCACTGGAGAGCGCCCTCCTCACCAAACACAAAGACGAATGGACCCCTGTAACTGTCAATGTGGCCTCTGCTACTCTCACAGTTCTGCTCTCAGAC ACCGAGGAGGTTCTGTCAGAGTGTCGCGTGCGTTTCCTGTCCTTCATGGGCGTTGGGAAGGACGTCCACACGTTTGCGTTCATCATGGCGGAGGGCCCCGGGGACTTCATCtgccacatgttctggtgtgagCCCAACGCAGCCAGCTTGAGCGAGGCTGTACAGGCTGCCTGCATG CTGAGGTATCAGAAATGTCTGGACGCCAGACCCCCGAGCAGCAGCGGCTCCTGTCTGCCTGGCCCCCCCGCTGACTCAGTGGCCCGCAGGGTGGGCTCCAGCGTCAAGAAGGGCGTGCAGAGTCTGCTGGGCACCTTCAAGCGGTCCGGAGCCCAGACGCCCTAA